One genomic window of Panicum hallii strain FIL2 chromosome 6, PHallii_v3.1, whole genome shotgun sequence includes the following:
- the LOC112896624 gene encoding uncharacterized protein LOC112896624: MDDKRLDSSLTGSKASQSWSSDSGCQGEVVPRKRPRSGVNLSNIKEKNGNENVLVSSRCSISHLHDCIAGLTDRKKELVKSIGFEGLLLFPNIRQLNRRFILWLMNKVDPLTPAMVIGSTRKIVFDKEDAARVFGIPSQGLSVADNGKPGNEVVASIKRAYLGIDPKDNHSIKAAQDVIERNYDRSMTDEDETAFKVAFVIYVMDTLLSPGAKYDYAPVDYWNCLQEPSKIPAFDCAMKYESNWSNLCLFYWHIQWGFECPVVA, translated from the exons ATGGATGATAAGAGGCTTGATTCCTCACTGACTGGCTCCAAGGCATCTCAATCATGGTCTTCCGACTCTGGATGCCAGGGTGAG GTTGTTCCGAGAAAGAGACCGAGAAGTGGGGTAAACCTGTCAAACATAAAGGAAAAAAATGGTAATGAAAATGTACTGGTTTCTTCTAGGTGCTCAATCAGCCACCTGCATGATTGTATTGCTGGGTTAACTGACCGGAAGAAGGAATTGGTGAAGTCAATAGGCTTTGAAGGGTTGCTCTTATTTCCAAACATCAGGCAGCTAAATAGGAGGTTCATTCTCTGGTTAATGAACAAAGTTGACCCACTCACACCAGCCATGGTAATTGGCTCGACAAGAAAGATTGTGTTTGACAAAGAGGATGCTGCCCGGGTATTTGGAATCCCAAGCCAAGGTTTATCTGTTGCAGACAATGGGAAGCCGGGGAATGAGGTGGTTGCCTCAATAAAGAGGGCGTATTTGGGAATAGATCCAAAGGACAACCATAGCATAAAGGCTGCTCAAGATGTGATCGAAAGGAATTACGACAGGTCAATGACTGATGAAGACGAGACAGCGTTTAAGGTGGCCTTCGTGATCTACGTCATGGACACGCTCTTATCCCCAGGTGCCAAGTATGACTACGCACCTGTAGACTACTGGAATTGTCTCCAAGAACCCTCAAAGATACCAGCATTTGACTGTGCCATGAAGTATGAATCGAACTGGAGTAATTTGTGCCTGTTTTATTGGCACATTCAGTGGGGATTTGAGTGTCCCGTGGTCGCTTGA
- the LOC112897044 gene encoding alpha-soluble NSF attachment protein 2 → MGDHEARGDDFEKKAEKKLTGWGIFGSKYEDAADLFDKAANSFKLAKNWSRAASVYIKIANCHLKGDSKHEAASAYVEAANCYKKFSPQEAAQALNQAVNLFLEIGRLNMAARYSKDIGEIYQQEQDLEKATDYLERAADLFDSEGQSSQANTIKQKVAEIAAQLEQYPKATEIFEGIARQSINNNLLKYGVRGILLNAGICQLCRGDPVAITNSLERYQEIDPTFSGTREYKLLADLAASMDEGDIAKFTDAIKEFDSMTRLDPWKTTLLLRAKNELKKKEDDEDDLT, encoded by the exons atggGCGACCACGAGGCTCGCGGGGATGACTTCGAGAAGAAGGCGGAGAAGAAGCTCACGGGCTGGGGCATCTTCGGCTCCAAGTACGAGGACGCCGCCGACCTCTTCGACAAGGCTGCCAACTCCTTCAAGCTCGCCAAGAACT GGAGCAGAGCTGCATCAGTGTACATCAAGATTGCTAACTGCCATTTAAAG GGAGATAGCAAGCATGAGGCTGCCTCAGCATATGTTGAGGCTGCAAATTGCTACAAAAAATTCTCACCTCAGG AAGCTGCGCAGGCGCTAAATCAAGCTGTTAATCTTTTCTTGGAAATTGGTAGGTTGAACATGGCCGCAAGATACAGCAAG GATATTGGTGAGATATATCAGCAAGAACAAGATTTAGAGAAGGCTACAGACTACCTGGAAAGAGCGGCTGACCTTTTTGACAGTGAGGGACAGTCATCTCAAGCAAACACCATCAAGCAGAAAGTAGCAGAAATTGCTGCTCAGTTGGAACA gtacccaaaggCAACTGAGATCTTTGAAGGGATTGCTCGTCAGTCAATCAATAATAATCTTCTTAAGTATGGCGTCAGAGGCATTCTCCTTAATGCTGGCATTTGCCAACTATGTAGAGGTGATCCTGTTGCTATCACAAATTCATTGGAGCGATACCAG GAAATTGACCCAACTTTCTCTGGGACACGTGAATACAAGCTTTTAGCC GATCTTGCTGCATCGATGGATGAAGGAGATATTGCCAAATTCACTGATGCCATCAAAGAATTTGATAGCATGACACGTCTG GATCCTTGGAAAACCACCCTGCTGCTCAGGGCAAAGAACGAGCTGAAGAAAAAggaagacgacgaggacgacCTAACATAA